Proteins from a genomic interval of Trifolium pratense cultivar HEN17-A07 linkage group LG6, ARS_RC_1.1, whole genome shotgun sequence:
- the LOC123890941 gene encoding serine/threonine-protein phosphatase PP1, producing the protein MAAMEGVMDKAILDDVIRRLLEGKGGKQVQLSESEIRQLCINARQIFLSQPILLELRAPIRVCGDIHGQYQDLLRLFEYGGYPPAANYLFLGDYVDRGKQSLETICLLLAYKIRYPDRVYLLRGNHEDAKINRIYGFYDECKRRFNVRLWKIFTDCFNCLPVAALIDDKILCMHGGLSPELENLDQIREVTRPTEIPDNGLLCDLLWSDPDASTEGWADSDRGVSCTFGPDVVADFLDKNDLDLICRGHQVVEDGYEFFAKRRLVTIFSAPNYGGEFDNAGALLSVDESLVCSFEILKPADKEGGSSSKMNFKKPPALG; encoded by the exons ATGGCAGCAATGGAAGGAGTTATGGATAAAGCGATATTGGATGATGTGATTAGAAGATTGTTAGAAGGAAAAGGAGGAAAACAGGTTCAGCTTTCTGAATCTGAGATTCGTCAACTTTGCATCAACGCTAGACAAATTTTCCTCTCTCAGCCAATTCTTCTTGAGCTTCGTGCTCCCATTCGCGTTTGCG GTGATATACATGGTCAGTATCAAGACTTATTGAGACTTTTTGAATATGGCGGCTACCCTCCAGCTGCAAACTACTTGTTTCTCGGTGATTATGTTGACAGAGGGAAGCAAAGTTTGGAGACAATATGCTTGCTTCTGGCCTACAAAATAAGATACCCGGACAGAGTTTATCTCTTAAGAGGAAACCATGAAGATGCAAAGATAAACCGAATATACGGTTTTTATGACGAATGTAAAAGGAGGTTCAATGTCAGGCTATGGAAGATATTCACCGATTGCTTTAACTGTTTGCCGGTAGCTGCACTTATCGATGACAAAATACTTTGTATGCATGGAGGACTCTCTCCCGAACTAGAAAATTTAGATCAGATAAGAGAGGTTACAAGGCCTACCGAAATCCCAGATAACGGTCTCTTGTGTGATCTGCTTTGGTCTGATCCTGATGCTAGTACTGAGGGTTGGGCAGATAGTGACCGAGGCGTTTCGTGTACTTTTGGGCCTGATGTTGTTGCAgattttttggataaaaatgATCTTGATCTTATTTGCAGGGGTCATCAG GTTGTGGAGGATGGATATGAGTTTTTTGCTAAACGAAGGTTAGTCACAATATTCTCTGCCCCGAATTATGGTGGGGAATTTGACAACGCCGGTGCATTATTGAGCGTTGATGAATCTCTTGTATGTTCCTTTGAGATACTGAAACCCGCTGATAAAGAGGGAGGTAGTTCATCGAAAATGAATTTTAAGAAG CCCCCTGCATTGGGATAG
- the LOC123890942 gene encoding 60S ribosomal protein L18-like has product MGIDLKAGGKSKKTKRTAPKSNDIYLKLLVKLYRFLDRRTDSNFNSVILKRLFMSKVNRPPISLSRVIEYLKGKDGKIGVVVGAVTDDIRVYEVPAIKIAALRFTETARARIEKAGGECLTFDQLALRAPLGQNTVLLRGPKNSREAVKHFGRAPGVPHSHTKPYVRATGRKFEKARGKRNSRGFRV; this is encoded by the exons ATG GGGATCGATCTAAAAGCTGGTGGTAAGAGCAAAAAAACTAAACGAACAGCACCAAAATCCAATGATATCTACCTCAAGCTACTCGTCAAG CTATATCGCTTTCTTGATCGAAGGACGGACAGCAATTTCAATTCTGTAATACTCAAGCGCTTGTTCATGAGCAAGGTCAACCGACCTCCAATTTCTTTATCAAGGGTGATCGAGTACTTGAAGGGGAAG GATGGTAAAATTGGTGTTGTCGTTGGTGCTGTAACTGATGATATCAGAGTATATGAAGTCCCAGCAATAAAAATAGCTGCACTCAGGTTTACAGAGACTGCACGTGCAAGAATAGAGAAAGCTGGTGGTGAATGCTTAACATTTGATCAACTTGCTCTTAGGGCTCCCCTTGGACAGAACACG GTTCTTCTAAGAGGCCCAAAGAATTCTCGTGAAGCAGTGAAACACTTTGGTCGTGCTCCTGGTGTGCCACACAGCCATACCAAGCCTTATGTAAGAGCGACGGGAAGGAAATTTGAGAAGGCTAGAGGAAAGAGGAACAGCAGAGGATTTAGGGTTTGa